From the genome of Streptomyces sp. S4.7:
CCGTCGACGATGCGGTACGAGCGGAACTGGAACGGGCCCATGTCGTCGGTGTCGGCCGTGGAGACCAGGACGTAGTGGGCGAACGGCTCCATCGCCAGGTCGATGTCCCGGCGCGAGGGGTACGCCTCGGTCGCGGTGTGCGAGTGGTAGATCACCACCAGGTCCTCGTTGCGCTCGCGCAGCTCGTTGTCGAGCTTCTTGTGGTCGTCCGCGTCGAACTCGTAGAACGTGGGCGAGCGGGCCGCGTTGAGCATGGGGATGAAGCGCTCGGGCCGGTCGCTGTCCTCGGGGCCCGCGATCACGCCGCACGCCTCGTCGGGGTGGTCCGCCCGCGCGTGGGCGACGATCTGGTCGTACAGCGCCTGGGTGATGGTCAGCATGAGGTGAAGGATAAACAGGTGGCCTCCGTGTGTGAGATACGGAGGCCACCTGGTGAGACGGGTTCCGGGACGCCCGGCGGCTGACGGGGAGCTGCCGGGGCGGCTGCCGGGCGGGCGTCAGTCGGAGGCCTTGACGAACTCCGGCTCGTTCGGGCCCTCGGGGGCGCGCGCCGCGAGTTCCGGGTTACGGCTCTTGAGCAGGGCCCAGCCCGCGACCAGGAACACCGCCCAGAGCGCGCCGACGTACAGCGAGACGCGGGCGTCGGAGTCGTACGCGATCAGACAGGTCACGAAGGACAGGAAGGCCAGCGCCGCCCAGCTGAGGGCCGAGCCGCCCGGAGCGGGGAACGAGGACGCCGGGAGCCGGCCCGCGACCACGGCGGAGCGGTACTTGATATGGCTGATGAGGATCATCATCCAGGTCCAGATACCGGCGGCGGTGGCCACCGAGGTGACGTACAGGAACGCCTTCTCGGGGACGACGTAGTTGAGGACGACGCCGATGCCCATCAGGGCGACGGACGCCGCGATGCCGGCGGCCGGTGTCCTGCGGCTGTTGAGCTTGCCCAGGGCCTGCGGCGCCTCCTTGTTGGCGGAGAGGTCGCGGAGCATCCGGCCGGTGGAGTACATGCCGGAGTTGCAGGACGACAGGGCTGCCGTCAGCACGACGAAGTTGACGATTCCGGCGCCGAGCGGGATGCCGATCTTGGCGAACGCGTGCACGAACGGGCTCTCGCCCTCACTGAATTCGGTCCACTTCACGACGGCGAGGATGACGGTGAGCGCGCCGACGTAGAAGACGATGATGCGCCAGGGCAGCGTGTTGATCGCCTTGGGGAGTGTCTTCTCCGGGTTCTCGGACTCGCCCGCCGTGACGCCGACGAGTTCGACGGCGAGGTAGGCGAACATGACGCCCTGGAGGGTCATCAGGCTGGAGCCGATGCCGTTGGGGAAGATCCCGCCGTGCTGCCAGAGGTTGCCGGTGGCGGCGGTGTCGCCCGCGTCCGAGAAGCCGAGGGTCAGGACGCCGAGGCCGATGACGATCATGCCGATGATGGCGGTGACCTTGACCATCGAGAACCAGAACTCGACCTCGCCGAAAATCTTGACGGAGATCAGGTTGACGCCGAAGAGCACCAGGAGGAAGACCAGGGCGCTGACCCACTGCGGGATCGCCGGGAACCAGAAGTGGATGTAGATCGCCGCCGCCGTGAGCTCGGCCATGCCGGTCACGATCCACATGAGCCAGTACGTCCAGCCGGTGACGTAGCCGAAGAACGGGCCGAGGAACTCGCGGGCGTACTCCGCGAAGGAGCCGGAGACCGGCCGGTAGAGCAGCAGTTCGCCGAGCGCCCGCATGATGAAGAAGATCACCACGCCGGCGAGGGCGTACATCAGGATGATGCTCGGCCCGGCCTTGGCGATGTTCGCGCCGGCGCCCATGAACAGGCCGACGCCGATCGCGCCGCCGATCGCGATCATCTGGACCTGGCGGCTGCCGAGTCCGCGTTCGTAGCCCTCCTCCGAGGTGTCTGCGGAGGGCTTGTCCGAGGTGTTGTCGACCTGTGGGGAGGTCATGGTGATGCGCCCTTTCTCCCTGCCTGTGCCGGTGGTCGTGAAGATTTACCACGGGCCGGGCCGCGATTCACGGAGGCGGCTGTGGTGCGGCCCACAGGAAGAAGCGGACAAATTTCCCCCGGAATCGCAAAGCATGCGGGGGCGGCGACGCGATCGTTATCCGGAGTCGAGTGTCCGTTGAGGAAACGGAGCATGTCCGTCCGCAGACTCTGCGACGGGGGTACACAGACCCTGTGACGGACCGGCCGGACGGACCCGTCGCGGGGCGGGGCGCGGGAGGTGCGACCCCGCATCCGTCACGGCATCATGGTCTCGACGAGCGTCTCCTGGAGCGCCCCGAGCCACAGGTACGCCATCACCATCGGCTTGCGGGGGTCCGAGTCCGGCAGCCGGTACAGGCTCTCGCCCTCGTCCTCGTCGGAGACGTCCAGCCTGCTGCCGATCGTCAGGCGCAGGTCGTTGAGCGCGCCGAGCCAGTGCCGGCAGTCCTCGGGCGTCAGCTTCAGTACGGCCCCGCCCTCGCCGGACGCGGAGAGGGCGTCCAGGTCGCGGACGACGGCCAGGCCGTCCTCGCGCTTGCGGCTCCGCAGGTCGTTCTCGGTGAAGCGCCTGAACTCGGAGGCGTACTCGCGCAGTTCGTCGTCGGTGTCGTCGCCGAAGCCGTACGCGTCCGGGAAGAGCCGGGCGAGCGCGGGGTCGGACGGCGGTTCGCTCGGCCCCTCCGCGAAGAGCGCGGCCAGGGGGTCCTCGCCCTGGGCCGGTTCGTCGCCGGGGCCGATCAGCTCCAGGAGCTGCACGGCGAGGGAGCGCAGGATGGAGATCTCGACCTCGTCGAGCGCGACGGCGGCGCCACCGCCGGGGATCGCCTCGAACTGCCCGGCCATCAGCCGGCGTCCTGGGAGAGCGTGGCCCACAGG
Proteins encoded in this window:
- a CDS encoding M67 family metallopeptidase, with translation MLTITQALYDQIVAHARADHPDEACGVIAGPEDSDRPERFIPMLNAARSPTFYEFDADDHKKLDNELRERNEDLVVIYHSHTATEAYPSRRDIDLAMEPFAHYVLVSTADTDDMGPFQFRSYRIVDGEVTEEEVEVI
- a CDS encoding amino acid permease, with product MTSPQVDNTSDKPSADTSEEGYERGLGSRQVQMIAIGGAIGVGLFMGAGANIAKAGPSIILMYALAGVVIFFIMRALGELLLYRPVSGSFAEYAREFLGPFFGYVTGWTYWLMWIVTGMAELTAAAIYIHFWFPAIPQWVSALVFLLVLFGVNLISVKIFGEVEFWFSMVKVTAIIGMIVIGLGVLTLGFSDAGDTAATGNLWQHGGIFPNGIGSSLMTLQGVMFAYLAVELVGVTAGESENPEKTLPKAINTLPWRIIVFYVGALTVILAVVKWTEFSEGESPFVHAFAKIGIPLGAGIVNFVVLTAALSSCNSGMYSTGRMLRDLSANKEAPQALGKLNSRRTPAAGIAASVALMGIGVVLNYVVPEKAFLYVTSVATAAGIWTWMMILISHIKYRSAVVAGRLPASSFPAPGGSALSWAALAFLSFVTCLIAYDSDARVSLYVGALWAVFLVAGWALLKSRNPELAARAPEGPNEPEFVKASD
- a CDS encoding DUF2017 domain-containing protein, which encodes MAGQFEAIPGGGAAVALDEVEISILRSLAVQLLELIGPGDEPAQGEDPLAALFAEGPSEPPSDPALARLFPDAYGFGDDTDDELREYASEFRRFTENDLRSRKREDGLAVVRDLDALSASGEGGAVLKLTPEDCRHWLGALNDLRLTIGSRLDVSDEDEGESLYRLPDSDPRKPMVMAYLWLGALQETLVETMMP